In a single window of the Bradyrhizobium sp. ORS 285 genome:
- a CDS encoding alpha/beta fold hydrolase codes for MSDDVTIRWLATSRGKLAWREDGPAAGVPLLLLQRFRGTMDDWDPAFIEAIAAERRVIRFDSSGIGRSEGEVPDSIGGIATVAAELMSLLGLGQADVLGWSLGGVVAQQLALDAPHLVRRLIVAGSSPGPIADGPQAHPRVAQVMTKPENGPDDFLFLFYPETETAVAAGRASLARIATQPQLGPKVTAASFMAQVKAISTWPGVLHRAKELPMPMLVANGAHDVMLPAYRSYVLSQQAPDAKLVLYPDAGHAFLFQEIDDFAAEVDRFLTR; via the coding sequence ATGAGCGACGACGTCACCATCCGTTGGCTGGCCACCTCACGCGGCAAGCTCGCCTGGCGCGAGGACGGCCCAGCCGCCGGCGTGCCGCTGCTGCTGTTGCAGCGCTTTCGCGGCACCATGGACGATTGGGACCCCGCCTTCATCGAGGCGATCGCGGCCGAGCGCCGTGTGATCCGCTTCGATAGCTCAGGGATCGGCCGCTCCGAGGGCGAGGTGCCGGACAGCATCGGCGGCATCGCGACCGTTGCGGCCGAACTGATGAGTCTGCTCGGCCTCGGCCAGGCGGACGTGCTCGGCTGGTCGCTCGGCGGCGTGGTCGCCCAGCAGCTCGCGCTCGACGCGCCGCATCTGGTGCGCCGGCTGATCGTTGCCGGATCGAGCCCCGGTCCGATCGCGGACGGACCACAGGCGCATCCGCGCGTCGCACAGGTGATGACCAAGCCGGAGAACGGACCGGACGATTTCCTGTTTCTGTTTTATCCTGAAACCGAAACGGCGGTGGCCGCCGGACGCGCGTCGCTGGCGCGCATCGCCACGCAGCCGCAGCTCGGGCCAAAGGTGACGGCGGCCTCGTTCATGGCCCAGGTCAAGGCGATCTCGACCTGGCCCGGCGTGCTGCATCGGGCGAAGGAGTTGCCCATGCCGATGCTGGTCGCGAATGGCGCGCACGACGTGATGCTGCCGGCCTACCGCTCCTACGTGCTGTCGCAGCAGGCGCCCGACGCCAAGCTCGTGCTGTATCCGGACGCCGGCCACGCCTTCCTGTTTCAGGAGATCGACGACTTCGCGGCCGAAGTGGACAGATTTCTCACGCGCTGA
- a CDS encoding GlxA family transcriptional regulator — protein sequence MRQIGFIMEDGFQIMGVAASTAFEFANIQKGEQIYRVNIMSEHGGPIRSTLGVRIDTQPLGDFPDTLMVVGELLPRPASPALRAYITEAGEKCRRVAGVCTGAFLLAEAGLLDGRSATTHWAHASALQQRFPTVRVDDDRIFVSDGNIWTSAGMTAAIDLALALIEDDHGAELSRAVARRLVVYHRRPGGQSQFSALLELEPRSDRVRRALTYAKENLRNPLSVEELAEAASLSPRQFSRIFREETGQSPAKAVERLRLEAAKAMLEDGRHSMDLVARDTGFADRDRMRRAFLRFFGQPPQSLRRSLRLIDGEPGEAAGDVS from the coding sequence TTGCGTCAGATCGGCTTCATCATGGAGGACGGCTTCCAGATCATGGGCGTTGCGGCCTCGACCGCGTTCGAATTCGCCAACATCCAGAAAGGCGAGCAGATCTATCGCGTGAACATCATGTCCGAGCATGGCGGCCCGATCCGCTCGACCTTGGGCGTGCGCATCGACACCCAGCCCTTGGGCGATTTTCCCGACACGCTCATGGTCGTCGGCGAATTGCTGCCGCGGCCGGCGAGTCCCGCGCTGCGCGCCTATATTACGGAGGCCGGTGAGAAGTGCCGCCGCGTCGCCGGGGTCTGCACCGGCGCGTTCCTGCTGGCCGAGGCCGGCCTGCTCGACGGCCGCAGCGCGACCACGCATTGGGCCCATGCGAGCGCGCTGCAGCAGCGTTTCCCCACGGTCCGCGTCGACGACGACCGCATCTTCGTGTCCGACGGCAACATCTGGACATCGGCCGGCATGACCGCGGCGATCGACCTCGCGCTGGCGCTGATCGAGGACGATCACGGCGCCGAGTTGTCGCGCGCCGTGGCGCGGCGCCTCGTCGTCTATCACCGCCGTCCCGGCGGACAGTCGCAATTCTCGGCGTTGCTGGAACTCGAGCCGCGCTCCGACCGCGTGCGCCGTGCGCTCACTTATGCCAAGGAAAACCTGCGCAACCCGCTGAGCGTCGAGGAGCTCGCCGAGGCCGCCAGCCTGAGCCCGCGCCAGTTCAGCCGCATCTTCCGCGAGGAGACCGGACAATCGCCGGCCAAGGCCGTCGAGCGTCTGCGGCTCGAGGCGGCCAAGGCCATGCTCGAGGATGGTCGCCATTCGATGGATCTCGTGGCTCGCGACACCGGCTTTGCCGATCGCGACCGCATGCGCCGCGCCTTCCTGCGCTTCTTCGGCCAGCCGCCGCAGAGTCTGCGCCGCAGCCTGCGGCTGATCGACGGCGAGCCTGGGGAAGCAGCAGGTGACGTGTCCTGA
- a CDS encoding SDR family oxidoreductase, translated as MTSQTKGTVLITGASSGIGAVYAERFAARGHDLILVARNQDRLNAIADKLATRHGVKVKTLVADLTARDDLAKVEAVLTADASITHLVNNAGFGSAAPLASASVDEMEKMVAINVTAPLRLTYAAVPQFVARKQGTIINIASIVAIGPEVLNGVYGGTKSFVLAFSQSLRKELAGTGVHVQVVLPGATGTEFWDIAGLPASNLPKEWVMTPADLVDAALRGLDRGEFATVPSLADGAEFDAWEAARQAMLPHLSSAEVAERYRS; from the coding sequence ATGACCAGCCAGACCAAAGGCACCGTCCTCATCACCGGCGCCTCCTCGGGCATCGGCGCCGTTTATGCCGAGCGGTTCGCTGCGCGCGGCCATGATCTCATCCTGGTCGCCCGCAACCAGGATCGCCTGAACGCGATCGCCGACAAGCTGGCGACGCGCCACGGCGTCAAGGTGAAGACGCTGGTCGCCGACCTCACGGCGCGCGACGATCTCGCCAAGGTCGAGGCGGTTTTGACGGCCGACGCCTCGATCACCCACCTCGTCAACAATGCGGGCTTCGGCAGCGCCGCGCCGCTGGCCAGCGCCTCCGTCGATGAGATGGAGAAGATGGTCGCGATCAACGTGACGGCGCCGCTGCGGCTGACCTACGCGGCCGTGCCGCAATTCGTCGCGCGCAAGCAGGGCACCATCATCAATATCGCCTCCATCGTCGCGATCGGGCCGGAGGTTTTGAACGGCGTCTATGGCGGCACTAAATCCTTCGTGCTCGCCTTCAGCCAGTCGCTGCGAAAGGAGCTCGCCGGCACCGGCGTGCATGTCCAGGTCGTGCTGCCCGGCGCGACCGGCACCGAGTTCTGGGACATCGCCGGTCTGCCGGCGAGCAACCTGCCAAAGGAGTGGGTGATGACACCTGCCGATCTGGTCGACGCCGCGCTGCGCGGGCTCGATCGCGGTGAGTTCGCCACCGTGCCCTCGCTCGCCGACGGCGCGGAGTTCGACGCCTGGGAAGCCGCGCGGCAGGCCATGCTGCCGCATCTGTCGAGCGCGGAGGTTGCCGAGCGTTATCGCTCCTGA
- a CDS encoding DUF302 domain-containing protein gives MNPQGLITLPSQNDPGTTMRKLQDAVRAKGMTIFAHIDHAAGAAEVGMTLRPTDLLIFGSAKGGTPLMQAAQSIGIDLPLKILVWQDAEGRTWLSYNDPAWLAQRHGGPAGAEGAVQAMSGALKAIAGTATSAE, from the coding sequence ATGAACCCGCAGGGGCTGATCACGCTGCCAAGCCAGAACGATCCAGGCACGACGATGCGCAAGCTGCAGGACGCGGTCAGAGCGAAGGGTATGACGATCTTCGCCCACATCGATCATGCGGCCGGCGCTGCCGAAGTCGGGATGACGCTGCGCCCCACGGATCTGCTGATCTTCGGCAGCGCCAAGGGCGGAACGCCGCTGATGCAGGCGGCGCAGAGCATCGGCATCGATCTGCCGCTGAAGATCCTGGTCTGGCAGGATGCCGAGGGACGGACCTGGCTGTCCTACAACGATCCGGCCTGGCTGGCGCAGCGACATGGCGGGCCGGCGGGTGCGGAGGGCGCGGTGCAGGCCATGAGCGGCGCGCTCAAGGCGATCGCCGGCACCGCGACGTCAGCAGAGTAG
- the tehA gene encoding dicarboxylate transporter/tellurite-resistance protein TehA, with translation MTARIVKLPLIPASFFGIVLGIIGLGNSWRAAHQLWGLPADIGEVLMAVGVVVWAVIVLFYAAKWIFSADAALSEALHPVQCCFIGLAGVSTMLVAIAAQPYHQTAALVVYAIGLVFTLGFALWRTGQLWRGGRDPAASTPVLYLPTVAGSFVTAIGAAALGFADWGRLAFGAGLFSWLAVESVLLHRLYTADALPATIRPTLGIQLAPPTVGALAYLSVTEGQPDMVVSALIGYGMLQLLLLVRLLPWILEHRLSASYWGFSFGLTALASSLLKMVIRGDHGPAATLAPIVFVFVNLVIGALVLRTLWLLVSGRILAPPVAAPQQA, from the coding sequence ATGACCGCGCGCATAGTCAAGCTTCCGCTGATTCCGGCGTCCTTCTTCGGCATCGTGCTCGGCATCATCGGGCTCGGCAACAGCTGGCGCGCGGCGCATCAGCTGTGGGGATTGCCGGCCGACATCGGGGAAGTCCTGATGGCGGTGGGCGTTGTCGTCTGGGCCGTCATTGTCTTGTTCTATGCGGCGAAGTGGATCTTCTCCGCCGATGCGGCTCTGTCGGAGGCACTGCATCCGGTCCAGTGCTGCTTCATTGGACTGGCCGGTGTCTCGACCATGCTGGTCGCGATCGCGGCACAGCCCTATCACCAGACCGCCGCGCTTGTCGTCTACGCCATCGGTCTCGTCTTCACGCTCGGCTTCGCGCTATGGCGCACCGGTCAATTGTGGCGCGGCGGCCGCGATCCTGCAGCCTCGACGCCGGTGCTGTACTTGCCGACGGTGGCAGGATCTTTCGTCACGGCGATCGGGGCAGCGGCGCTGGGCTTTGCTGATTGGGGTCGTCTCGCCTTCGGTGCAGGACTGTTTTCCTGGCTGGCGGTGGAGTCGGTCCTGCTGCACCGGCTGTACACGGCCGATGCGTTGCCGGCCACGATCCGTCCGACTCTGGGAATTCAGTTGGCGCCGCCGACCGTCGGCGCGCTGGCCTATCTCAGCGTGACCGAGGGGCAGCCCGACATGGTGGTCAGCGCGCTGATCGGCTATGGCATGCTGCAATTGCTGCTGCTCGTCCGGCTGCTGCCATGGATCCTGGAGCATCGGCTCTCGGCATCCTATTGGGGCTTCTCGTTCGGCCTGACCGCGCTTGCCAGTTCGTTACTGAAGATGGTGATCCGCGGCGACCATGGACCTGCCGCGACGCTGGCGCCGATCGTGTTCGTGTTCGTGAATCTCGTCATCGGGGCGCTGGTGCTACGCACGCTCTGGCTTCTCGTCTCAGGCCGGATTCTCGCGCCGCCTGTCGCTGCTCCGCAGCAGGCTTGA
- a CDS encoding ABC transporter permease: MRAWSHYFNQERIVFALTVLLLIVFALTLPKFLAPSNLLSLVRSVAVLGILGLGMLIVVLGRGIDLSLVATMAISVAWSLQLAASGMSMASAMGVGLLLALGMSLVTGILIAYAEIPSLFGTLAMATFVYGFGRAHLITGTDVVYLPPNIGAVASLGHGALFGIPMPIVVAAVVALIAYLFLRYTKPGRFIYAIGDNLASARIGGVPVRPILVAQYVIAGGIAFVAGLVTATSAEAMNTRVVNSNMIYDVILVVVLGGVGLSGGRGNVRNVIVGALLIGVLMNGMTIMDVQYTIQNVVKSLILLLAIVVDSIVNPRDEQTGQQGDI; the protein is encoded by the coding sequence ATGCGCGCGTGGTCTCATTATTTCAACCAGGAGCGCATCGTCTTCGCGCTCACGGTGCTGCTGCTGATTGTCTTCGCTCTGACGTTGCCGAAATTCCTGGCGCCAAGCAATCTGCTGTCATTGGTTCGTAGCGTTGCCGTGCTCGGAATTCTCGGGCTCGGCATGCTGATCGTCGTGCTCGGTCGCGGCATTGATCTGTCGCTGGTCGCAACGATGGCGATCTCGGTGGCGTGGAGTCTCCAGCTCGCCGCCAGCGGCATGTCGATGGCCAGCGCGATGGGCGTAGGATTGCTGCTCGCGCTCGGCATGAGCCTCGTCACGGGCATCCTGATCGCTTATGCCGAGATCCCGTCGCTGTTCGGGACCCTGGCGATGGCGACGTTCGTCTACGGCTTCGGTCGCGCCCATCTGATCACCGGCACCGACGTCGTCTATTTGCCGCCCAACATCGGCGCGGTCGCGAGCCTCGGGCACGGCGCGCTGTTCGGCATTCCCATGCCGATCGTGGTTGCCGCCGTCGTGGCGCTGATCGCCTATCTGTTCCTGCGCTACACCAAGCCGGGGCGCTTCATCTATGCGATCGGCGACAACCTCGCGAGCGCGCGGATCGGCGGCGTGCCGGTGCGTCCGATTCTCGTCGCGCAATATGTCATCGCCGGCGGCATTGCCTTCGTCGCCGGCCTCGTGACTGCGACCTCGGCGGAGGCGATGAACACCCGCGTCGTCAATTCCAACATGATCTACGACGTCATCCTCGTGGTCGTGCTCGGCGGCGTCGGCCTGTCCGGCGGCCGCGGCAATGTCCGGAACGTGATCGTCGGCGCGCTGCTGATCGGCGTGCTGATGAACGGCATGACGATCATGGACGTGCAGTACACGATTCAGAACGTCGTCAAGAGCCTGATCCTGCTGCTCGCCATCGTCGTCGACAGCATCGTCAATCCCCGCGACGAGCAGACGGGACAACAGGGCGACATCTGA
- a CDS encoding sugar ABC transporter substrate-binding protein, whose translation MKTLHRLALAATAFASIAAAAVGARADDMNDPYRQPALDALKGKSIVYLPISIGFDLAQAWGGVVKTEAERYGMKFKSQDPNWNTGAMAQGLTSLVAEKPDVIVTQNPDLQSLARLLKQANAAGIVVIQMNMQGAVQTDAFVGPDFISMGEQAAKMVVAKCGKGTETSHKVSIVQGVLTGGVSYYQVQGIKKVFDANPEIKVVSSQAADWDASKARAITETVLQQNPDLCGVIDVWDGQGVGTGAAIKQAGKQDQVYFVTSGGGAQSMCDRLADGTFSAAINYDAPGMGRDAFTAISAVLQGKQKAGTVKFQLYSPTRVMTKADVKAGTCWDPEQYAKLLR comes from the coding sequence TTGAAGACCCTGCATCGCCTGGCCCTTGCGGCCACCGCATTCGCTAGCATTGCCGCAGCCGCCGTCGGCGCTCGCGCCGACGACATGAACGATCCCTATCGCCAGCCGGCGCTGGATGCGCTCAAGGGCAAGTCGATCGTCTATCTGCCGATCTCGATCGGCTTCGATCTGGCCCAGGCCTGGGGCGGCGTCGTCAAGACCGAAGCCGAGCGCTACGGCATGAAGTTCAAGTCGCAGGACCCGAACTGGAACACCGGCGCGATGGCGCAGGGCCTGACCTCGCTGGTCGCCGAGAAGCCGGACGTCATCGTGACGCAGAACCCGGACCTGCAGTCGCTGGCGCGCCTGCTCAAGCAGGCCAATGCCGCCGGTATCGTCGTGATCCAGATGAACATGCAGGGCGCGGTGCAGACCGATGCTTTCGTCGGTCCCGACTTCATTTCGATGGGCGAGCAGGCCGCCAAGATGGTGGTCGCCAAATGCGGCAAGGGCACCGAGACCTCGCACAAGGTGTCGATCGTGCAGGGCGTGCTGACCGGCGGCGTCAGCTACTACCAGGTGCAGGGCATCAAGAAGGTGTTCGACGCCAATCCCGAGATCAAGGTGGTGTCGAGCCAGGCGGCCGACTGGGACGCCTCCAAGGCGCGAGCCATCACCGAGACGGTGCTGCAGCAGAATCCGGATCTGTGCGGCGTGATCGACGTCTGGGATGGCCAGGGCGTCGGCACCGGCGCTGCCATCAAGCAGGCCGGCAAGCAGGACCAGGTCTACTTCGTAACCTCCGGCGGCGGCGCGCAGAGCATGTGCGATCGCTTGGCCGACGGCACCTTCTCGGCCGCGATCAACTATGACGCGCCGGGCATGGGCCGCGACGCCTTCACCGCGATCTCCGCGGTGCTGCAGGGCAAGCAGAAGGCCGGCACGGTCAAGTTTCAGCTGTATTCGCCGACCCGCGTCATGACCAAGGCCGACGTCAAGGCCGGCACCTGCTGGGATCCCGAGCAGTACGCCAAGCTGCTGCGCTGA
- a CDS encoding SMP-30/gluconolactonase/LRE family protein: MASTSTFTKLRYRFIPDHVIGELLSKKWIDNAIPFLVLLCVIAVFGSLIPNFFTGANLAISARELGEFGLVCMAMMIVIVVGGIDLSVGSNFALGNFLTLALLNLGGWPVGLAIPAVVLVCGGVGLLNGYLIGFLRLRAFLTTLVTLIIVRAIVDMLLLKYAQAMSVSFYQSDVWDVIGLGGFAEVPSSFIVLVFVALIGHVLLTRSRPGWRMMAIGGSRRSAHNIGLSVRGMVCAAYTISGMLCGLAGVLYAARLSGAGTDTGMGLEISALTAAVLGGNSLGGGRGSVAKALIGAVIVLVMTNGVLRIGLNSGSGPMVLGLTLLLAVFIDVRWLKNRDKLLSKVYVSPTYVELPAPRSTSAETGGAFALNDRLGAVEIIGLGEVESPEDVILDDEDYLYCGTRHGDIVRFAPPDYKNWEVYAHIGGSPLGMAFDRTGDLHVCVGGMGLYKIDHARNVSKVTDETNRSTFSIVDDSRLRLADDLDIAPDGRIYFSEATIRYEMHDWPVDALESRGNGRIICYDPNSGKTHTALRNLIFPNGVCLAHDGQSVLFAESWACRVSRLWISGPKAGQVERVLDALPGYPDNINRASDGSYWCAIMGMRSPALDLALRMPGFRRRMARRIAPDQWLYPNLNIGCVIRFNDKGEVLESLWDQGAKNHPMITSMREHRGYLYLGGITNNRIGRIKLDHADPNWSAMRSYWGRA; this comes from the coding sequence TTGGCGTCGACCAGTACATTTACGAAGCTGAGATATCGCTTCATCCCGGACCACGTCATCGGCGAGCTGCTCTCGAAGAAGTGGATCGACAACGCGATCCCGTTCCTGGTGCTGCTGTGCGTGATCGCTGTCTTCGGATCGCTGATCCCGAACTTCTTCACGGGCGCCAATCTCGCGATCAGCGCGCGTGAACTCGGCGAGTTCGGCCTCGTCTGCATGGCGATGATGATCGTCATCGTCGTCGGTGGCATCGACCTCAGCGTCGGCTCGAATTTCGCGCTCGGCAATTTCCTGACACTTGCGCTGCTCAACCTCGGCGGCTGGCCGGTCGGGCTCGCGATCCCCGCGGTGGTGCTGGTCTGCGGCGGCGTCGGGTTGCTCAACGGCTATCTGATCGGCTTCCTGCGGCTGCGCGCTTTCCTCACCACGCTGGTGACCTTGATCATCGTGCGTGCCATCGTCGACATGCTGCTGTTGAAATACGCGCAGGCGATGTCGGTCAGCTTCTACCAGTCCGATGTCTGGGACGTCATCGGGCTCGGCGGCTTCGCCGAGGTGCCGTCGAGCTTCATCGTCCTGGTGTTCGTCGCGCTGATCGGCCATGTGCTGCTGACGCGCAGCCGTCCCGGCTGGCGCATGATGGCGATCGGCGGCTCGCGCCGCTCGGCGCATAACATTGGCCTGTCCGTGCGCGGCATGGTCTGCGCCGCCTACACGATTTCCGGCATGCTGTGCGGCCTCGCCGGCGTGCTCTATGCCGCGCGGCTGAGCGGGGCAGGCACGGATACCGGCATGGGCCTGGAGATCTCGGCACTGACCGCGGCCGTGCTCGGCGGCAACAGCCTCGGTGGCGGCCGCGGCTCGGTGGCGAAAGCGCTGATCGGCGCGGTCATCGTTCTCGTCATGACCAACGGCGTGTTGCGCATCGGCCTCAACAGCGGCTCCGGCCCGATGGTGCTCGGCCTGACCCTGCTGCTTGCCGTGTTCATCGACGTGCGCTGGCTCAAGAACCGCGACAAGCTGCTGTCCAAGGTCTACGTGTCGCCGACCTATGTCGAGCTGCCGGCGCCACGCTCGACCTCGGCGGAGACGGGCGGGGCGTTCGCGCTCAACGACCGGCTCGGTGCCGTCGAGATCATCGGCCTCGGCGAGGTGGAGTCGCCGGAGGACGTCATCCTCGATGACGAGGACTACCTCTATTGCGGCACGCGCCATGGCGACATCGTCCGCTTCGCGCCCCCGGACTACAAGAATTGGGAGGTCTATGCCCATATCGGCGGCTCGCCGCTCGGCATGGCGTTCGACCGCACGGGCGACCTGCATGTCTGTGTCGGCGGCATGGGGCTCTACAAGATCGACCACGCGCGCAACGTCAGCAAGGTCACCGACGAGACCAACAGATCGACCTTTTCCATCGTCGACGATTCCCGGCTGCGGCTCGCCGACGATCTCGACATTGCGCCCGACGGCCGGATCTATTTCAGCGAAGCCACGATCCGCTACGAGATGCACGATTGGCCGGTCGATGCGCTGGAGAGCCGCGGCAATGGCCGCATCATCTGCTACGACCCGAACAGCGGCAAGACGCATACGGCGCTGCGCAACCTGATCTTCCCGAACGGCGTCTGTCTCGCCCATGACGGCCAGTCGGTGTTGTTCGCCGAGAGCTGGGCCTGCCGCGTCAGCCGTCTGTGGATTTCCGGTCCAAAGGCAGGGCAGGTCGAGCGCGTGCTCGACGCGCTGCCCGGCTATCCCGACAACATCAACCGCGCCTCCGACGGCTCCTATTGGTGCGCGATCATGGGCATGCGCTCGCCGGCGCTCGATCTCGCGCTGCGCATGCCCGGCTTCCGCCGCCGGATGGCGCGCCGCATCGCGCCCGACCAGTGGCTCTATCCCAACCTCAACATCGGCTGCGTGATCCGCTTCAACGACAAGGGCGAGGTGCTGGAGTCGCTGTGGGATCAGGGCGCCAAGAACCACCCGATGATCACCTCGATGCGCGAGCACCGCGGCTATCTCTATCTCGGCGGCATCACCAACAACCGCATCGGCCGCATCAAGCTCGATCACGCCGATCCGAACTGGAGCGCCATGCGCAGCTATTGGGGGCGGGCATGA
- a CDS encoding strictosidine synthase, giving the protein MSALVGSWLERFLGRGRAAVTVPPLDGALKPNNRLEDAPRGIASAAPDNLVVCDGAMFWSSGVRLFRAADGAEAEAVATLDGTISALAVSPRGQIAVACDGKGVSILARDGSVTNAGRRSGWPTACITAVSFVDEATLVVCVGSVETGLDAWQRDLMEHRRAGEVWKLDLVKREAKRLAAGLGYPNGVVVAADQSLIVSEAWDVRLVRRAEDGRELAVVVDDLPGYPGRIAPSARGGYWLTVFAPRSPLIEFVLREDDYRRAMLAEVPPAYWIAPALRSGISFHEPMQGGALKQMGILKPWAPTLSYGLLIELDANFVPLQSLHSRAGGKRHGITSAVDVNGRLWLTAKGGDEIIAIDRVGREGK; this is encoded by the coding sequence ATGAGCGCGTTGGTCGGAAGCTGGCTGGAGCGTTTCCTCGGACGCGGCCGCGCCGCGGTGACCGTGCCGCCGCTGGATGGCGCGCTGAAGCCGAATAATCGTCTGGAAGATGCGCCGCGCGGCATCGCGAGCGCCGCGCCGGACAATCTGGTCGTGTGCGATGGCGCGATGTTCTGGTCGAGCGGTGTCAGGCTGTTTCGCGCAGCCGACGGCGCCGAGGCGGAGGCCGTCGCGACGCTCGATGGGACCATCTCGGCGCTGGCAGTTTCACCGCGGGGGCAGATCGCGGTGGCCTGCGACGGCAAGGGCGTTTCGATCCTGGCGCGTGACGGCTCGGTCACCAATGCCGGTCGGCGCAGCGGCTGGCCGACGGCCTGCATCACCGCGGTGAGTTTCGTCGATGAGGCGACCCTCGTCGTCTGCGTCGGCTCGGTCGAGACCGGGCTTGATGCCTGGCAGCGCGACCTGATGGAGCATCGCCGCGCCGGTGAGGTGTGGAAGCTCGATCTCGTGAAGCGGGAGGCCAAGCGGCTGGCCGCCGGGCTCGGCTATCCCAATGGCGTCGTGGTCGCGGCCGATCAGTCGCTGATCGTCAGCGAGGCCTGGGATGTCCGGTTGGTGCGCCGCGCGGAGGATGGCCGCGAGCTCGCTGTCGTGGTCGACGATCTGCCCGGCTATCCCGGCCGCATCGCGCCCTCCGCGCGCGGCGGCTATTGGCTCACCGTGTTCGCGCCGCGCAGCCCGCTGATCGAGTTCGTGCTGCGCGAGGACGACTATCGCCGCGCGATGCTGGCCGAGGTGCCGCCGGCCTATTGGATCGCGCCGGCGCTGCGCAGCGGCATCTCGTTCCACGAGCCGATGCAGGGAGGCGCCTTGAAGCAGATGGGCATTCTCAAGCCGTGGGCGCCGACCTTGTCCTATGGACTCCTCATCGAGCTCGACGCCAATTTCGTGCCGCTGCAGAGCCTGCACAGCCGCGCCGGCGGCAAGCGCCACGGCATCACGTCGGCGGTGGATGTGAATGGACGTCTCTGGCTGACCGCCAAGGGCGGCGACGAGATCATCGCGATCGATCGCGTGGGCCGGGAGGGGAAGTGA
- a CDS encoding sugar ABC transporter ATP-binding protein, with translation MQPVVELKNVTKEFHGIPALRNISFDLRPGEVHALLGENGAGKSTLTKIMAGVYEVTSGELIVNGAKVSFKTPAEALRNGIAMVFQETSLVPSLTVAQNIYLGNEKFLNRLRGIYIAAQQFLQSLNFGVDPTMYVSQLGAAQKQMVEIARAVHHKARVIIFDEPTATLTPEEKHHFFALVKRLKRDGVSIIFISHALEEALSISDRITIMRDGQHVVTDDAKNFDRDKIITAMVGRTLSDELYGKAGDEHATRPYGRKMLSVQNLSMGRMVRNNSFSVYAGQITGIFGLIGSGRTETAKIISGVVKRDFFHGGEVKLDGRSVRYRVPRQAVRDGIVYVTEDRKIEGFFETKSIAENIYLNLVAADLNKSVVISYAEMMDLAATWTKRLNVRAISNAARVVELSGGNQQKVVIARSLVQEPKLVIFDEPTRGVDVGAIAELHHVINELADAGLAVVVISSYLPEILNLADRILVSRQGRVVEEFSADEATEEKIMYAAVH, from the coding sequence ATGCAGCCGGTCGTCGAACTCAAGAACGTCACCAAGGAATTCCACGGCATTCCGGCGCTGCGCAACATCTCGTTCGATCTGCGGCCGGGCGAGGTCCACGCGCTGCTCGGCGAGAACGGCGCCGGCAAGTCGACGCTGACCAAGATCATGGCCGGTGTCTACGAGGTCACCAGCGGCGAGCTGATCGTCAATGGCGCGAAGGTCTCGTTCAAGACGCCGGCCGAGGCGCTGCGCAACGGCATCGCGATGGTGTTCCAGGAGACCAGCCTGGTGCCGTCGCTCACGGTGGCGCAGAACATCTATCTCGGCAACGAGAAGTTCCTGAACCGGCTGCGCGGCATCTACATCGCCGCCCAGCAGTTCCTGCAATCGCTCAATTTCGGCGTCGATCCGACGATGTATGTGTCGCAGCTCGGGGCGGCGCAGAAGCAGATGGTCGAGATCGCGCGCGCCGTCCACCACAAGGCGCGCGTCATCATCTTCGACGAGCCGACCGCGACACTGACCCCGGAGGAGAAGCATCACTTCTTCGCACTGGTGAAGCGGCTGAAGCGCGACGGCGTCTCGATCATCTTCATCTCGCACGCGCTGGAGGAGGCACTGTCGATCTCCGACCGCATCACCATCATGCGCGATGGCCAGCATGTGGTGACCGACGATGCGAAGAACTTCGACCGCGACAAGATCATCACCGCGATGGTCGGCCGCACCCTGTCGGACGAGCTCTACGGCAAGGCGGGTGACGAGCACGCCACGCGGCCCTATGGCCGCAAGATGCTGAGCGTCCAGAACCTGTCGATGGGCCGCATGGTCCGCAACAATTCGTTCTCGGTCTATGCCGGCCAGATCACCGGCATCTTCGGCCTGATCGGCTCGGGGCGCACGGAGACCGCCAAGATCATCTCCGGCGTGGTGAAGCGCGACTTCTTCCATGGCGGCGAGGTCAAGCTGGACGGTCGCTCGGTGCGCTACCGCGTGCCGCGCCAGGCGGTGCGCGACGGCATCGTCTACGTCACCGAGGACCGCAAGATCGAGGGCTTCTTCGAGACCAAGTCGATCGCCGAGAACATCTATCTCAATCTCGTGGCCGCCGATCTCAACAAGAGCGTGGTCATCTCCTACGCCGAGATGATGGATCTGGCGGCGACCTGGACCAAGCGGCTCAACGTGCGCGCCATCAGCAACGCCGCGCGCGTGGTCGAGCTGTCCGGCGGCAATCAGCAGAAGGTCGTGATCGCGCGCTCGCTGGTGCAGGAGCCGAAGCTCGTCATCTTCGACGAGCCGACGCGCGGCGTCGACGTCGGCGCCATCGCCGAGCTGCACCACGTCATCAACGAACTGGCGGATGCCGGGCTCGCGGTGGTGGTGATCTCGTCCTACCTGCCGGAAATCCTCAACCTCGCCGACCGCATCCTGGTGTCGCGCCAGGGCCGTGTCGTCGAGGAGTTCTCGGCCGACGAGGCGACCGAGGAGAAGATCATGTACGCGGCCGTCCACTGA